The following proteins are co-located in the Besnoitia besnoiti strain Bb-Ger1 chromosome Unknown contig00007, whole genome shotgun sequence genome:
- a CDS encoding uncharacterized protein (encoded by transcript BESB_073890) — translation MEHTSPIPIAGEGLQDSSGVWTPAAAPGIFALAPFPLFYSHVDATLCGCRDPLHCTSWRDPIGEQSAGETPPRSSRSGRGRGVLAEQKDRKTKEPARRLGFPSPLSSPRSTSPLTSPALHRATAKQHEPDLTGKTGDTPRGPTPRRKEPATNESVSSAGWPRDRQRPAHAEEIDIPRAPDGPGDDASAKTISFFCCTRWKHFGKAKPAASAPNDPKERTQAPADAGGDPDDEKRKNKSPTGNGVVCGMLLFDGHDFYEGRLLYRHLNPRLRWNAETWNRLFYALTHTLAVGSPANPTSGEAQAPLLSAAEPHLRPASSLSSPVSAARASSSSASPQRSSESAAAAPFAAPRDRSTGVRVVVHALDLPFARDEKPANLSVERRGDRAADTDGPSRGEHDREQQEPQPPEASARSASLRPQWTLSPSVASSLYRSPRRTLAANSSQTAPSASLFSLSSLPGLAAASGDAFKNKIDSAAPPLESPSSVSSPERKPAAEGRPLWSYVLSLVMRLGSGASELYVHLTTPLRMQPLNVAVGVRKLFTASILLQQLQLQEQARLFENAQKSSSALESCIAELATAAASRERQQQRLLRGMCLLLNEKKVKLCELRDELEASKRRQATAQRPVPSSELAQAPDTSRAEPDDGGEAISKKRRELQVESCRIDGEGAEQEGECAKALSPAVAQRKGTMQKAAGDTGRVHEEEVRQLHNDAAADSGARGADAREEAKDEDDEAFQWAAAGLGLGGRKKRKITDAEISEANRAQSEEELRKATSADDDRGEKPQEGRHGEAKSGDDGTSLQLTDGDARESHGGDQNSASAAPAPAPARPPSLSSSLSASSASSASSPSFCSSLPSRGMLKVTDERAFPAVFDVIRVKPEPLTASQEDARRLAALRKLQQKETGRASQAEATESRKIRPIEAVADEDFHYEASVHAAPSGLEKKAHRRVAHEPGDPESGLAPRDGSGAARPYAERTEDGRESEEDTQLGDEALEETQQLVHGAWASPLVALFAAGDPALSAENESAEEREEREKGEKKKGESARGLEPQSETETGAASQDWELETQRNEEEKRQPGRLQQGTRARGRGRHRGSGVSASATRGQEARQDEPATGNRGHARKGRRDKGQPPTAGADEAEDSAETHDGVPSRGHGAVSAEGRRGRGNDEREESQGGVFLLEGGDRGDGFSQASSASSLLRPPRKRKGLGFRNRRASAPQAAGEQQEAVGGGQVEREGKPGEDEALSTPRSDDAEAMSRRRLRRISRLSQASQGADELDAPHPNEAEGKKAWLTKRRTSTKGRG, via the coding sequence ATGGAGCACACCTCGCCTATTCCGATAGCAGGAGAAGGGCTGCAGGACAGCTCTGGTGTATggacgcctgccgccgcgccgggaATTTTTGCTCTTGCGCCTTTTCCTCTGTTTTACTCGCACGTGGACGCGactctctgcggctgtcgcgacCCGTTGCATTGCACATCATGGCGCGACCCCATTGGGGAGCAGAGCGCGGGAGAGACTCCTCCTCGTTCTTCAAGGTCaggccgcggaagaggcgtCCTCGCTGAGCAAAAGGATCGCAAAACGAAGGAGCCCGCCCGTCGGCTTGGGTTTCCGTCGCccctttcttcgccgcgctctaCTTCTCCTCTCACTTCTCCTGCCCTGCACAGAGCGACGGCAAAACAGCATGAACCAGATTTGACGGGGAAGACGGGCGacacgccgcgaggcccgacgccgcggagaaaagaACCTGCGACGAATGAGTCTGTATCGTCCGCAGGCTGGCCGCGAGACAGGCAGCGGCCCGCGCATGCCGAAGAAATTGACATCCCACGTGCTCCAGATGGACCAGGAGACGACGCTTCTGCAAAGACCatttcttttttctgttgCACGAGATGGAAACACTTTGGGAAGGCGAAACCAGCAGCGAGTGCCCCCAACGATCCGAaagagaggacgcaggcccctgcagacgccggcggggaTCCTGACGACGAAAAACGGAAAAACAAATCCCCCACTGGGAATGGAGTCGTCTGTGGTATGTTGTTGTTCGACGGCCACGATTTCTACGAAGGTCGCCTGCTGTATAGACACCTGaatccgcgtctccgctggaACGCGGAGACTTGGAATCGACTCTTTTACGCTCTCACACATACTTTGGCGGTCGGCTCGCCTGCGAATCCCACTTCAGGTGAGGCTcaggcgcctcttctctctgctgcagaaCCTCATCTAAGgcctgcttcctcgctgtcgtctcccgtctccgctgctcgggcgtcctcttcttctgcatcGCCTCAGCGTTCTTCGGaaagcgctgctgcggcgccgtttGCTGCTCCCAGAGACCGCTCGACTGGGGTGCGGGTGGTGGTGCATGCGCTCGACTTGCCCTTTGCTAGGGATGAAAAACCCGCGAATCTCTCTGTCGAGAGGCGTGGCGACAGAGCAGCAGACACGGACGGACCCTCACGAGGCGAACACGACCGGGAGCAACAGGAGCCTCAGCCGCCtgaggcgtcggcgagatctgcgtctcttcgtccgcAGTGGACTCTGTCTCCCAGTGTTGCATCCTCGCTGTACAGGAGCCCGCGACGCACGCTCGCGGCAAACTCTTCGCAGActgcgccctctgcctcgctcttctctctctcgtcgctccctggcctcgcagcggcctcagGCGACGCCTTCAAAAACAAGATtgactctgcagcgccgccgctcgagtCGCCCTCTTCTGTGTCGAGTCCCGAGCGGAAACCCGCGGCAGAGGGCCGCCCACTGTGGTCGTATGTCCTTTCGCTGGTGATGCGCCTCGGAAGTGGCGCTTCTGagctgtatgtacacctgaCGACCCCGCTGCGTATGCAGCCACTCAACGTCGCCGTGGGAGTGCGGAAGCTCTTCACCGCGTCGATTCTGCTTCAGCAGCTTCAGCTACAGGAGCAAGCTCGTCTCTTCGAGAACGCGCAGAAAAGCTCCTCTGCACTCGAGTCTTGCATCGCTGAACTCGCAACTGCTGCGGCCTCACGCgaacgccagcagcagcgcctcctcagaGGCATGTGCCTGCTCCTAAACGAGAAAAAGGTGAAGCTATGCGAGCTGCGGGATGAGCTGGAGGCCTCCAAGAGGCGCCAGGCGACCGCTCAGCGCCCTGTGCCTTCCTCGGAgcttgcgcaggcgccagatACGAGTCGCGCAGAGCCGGATGACGGTGGAGAAGCTATCTCGAAAAAGAGGCGAGAACTCCAAGTCGAGTCTTGCCGAATAGATGGCGAAGGAGCCGAACAGGAGGGCGAGTGCGCGAAAGCTCTTTCTCCCGCGGTGGCGCAGCGGAAGGGAACAATGCAGAAGGCAGCAGGTGACACAGGACGCGTGCACGAAGAGGAGGTCAGGCAGCTCCACAacgacgccgcagctgactccggagcgagaggcgcagacgcgcgtgaagaagcgaaagacgaagacgatgaAGCGTTTcagtgggcggcggcgggactgGGATTGGGGGGgcggaaaaagaggaaaatcACGGATGCGGAGATCTCCGAGGCGAACcgggcgcagagcgaggaggagctgagAAAGGCGACTTCGGCGGACGACGATcgaggcgagaagccgcAAGAAGGACGCCACGGGGAAGCGAAGAGCGGAGACGATGGAACCTCACTCCAGCTCACAGACGGAGATGCACGAGAAAGCCATGGGGGCGATCAGAAttcggcttcggcggcgcccgcgcccgcgcccgcgcgcccgccgtccctctcgtcctccctctccgcttcttctgcttcttcggcttcttcgccttccttttGCTCGTCTCTACCCTCTCGGGGGATGTTGAAGGTGACCGACGAGCGAGCGTTTCCGGCAGTGTTCGACGTCATTCGCGTCAAGCCTGAGCCGCTGACTGCGAGTCaagaggacgcgcggcgcctggccgCTTTGAGAAAGTtgcagcagaaggagacTGGGCGTGCGTCTCAGGCCGAGGCCACCGAATCGCGGAAGATCCGCCCAATCGAAGCAGTTGCCGACGAAGACTTCCACTACGAGGCAAGCGTACACGCCGCGCCTTCAGGGCTGGAGAAGAAGGCAcaccgccgcgtcgcgcacgAGCCTGGGGACCCCGAGTCAGGTTTGGCGCCacgagacggcagcggcgcggcgagaccgTATGCAGAGCGAACCGAAGAcggaagagaaagcgaagaggacACGCAGCTTGGAGATGAGGCGttggaggagacgcagcagcttgTCCACGGAGCctgggcgtcgccgctggtcGCGCTGTTTGCCGCAGGAGATCCTGCGCTTTCGGCCGAGAATGAAAgtgcggaggagagagaagaacgagagaagggagagaagaaaaagggagagagcgcgagaggcctcgagccgcagagcgagacggAGACAGGGGCAGCGAGTCAGGACTGGGAGCTCGAAACGCAAcgaaacgaagaagaaaagaggcaGCCGGGACGGCTGCAGCAAGGCACCAGGgccagagggcgagggcgacaccGCGGGAGCGGCGTCAGTGCCTCCGCAACGAGAGgacaggaggcgaggcaggatGAACCTGCAACTGGCAACCGAGGGCATGCGAggaagggaagaagagacaaagGACAGCCTCCAACAGCTGGCGcggacgaagcggaggacTCCGCGGAGACTCACGATGGCGTTCCCTCGCGAGGCCACGGAGCGGTCTCCGCGGAaggcagacgaggacgcggaaacgacgagagagaagagtcGCAAGGTGGGGTTTTCCTGCTCGAGGGCGGGGACAGGGGCGACGGCTTCTCGCAGGCGAGTTCAGCGAGCTCGCTGCTGAGACCGCCAAGGAAAAGaaagggtttagggtttaggaataggagggcgagcgcgccgcaggcggcgggcgagcagCAGGAAGCGGTCGGTGGGGGGCAggtcgagagagaaggaaagccgggagaggacgaagctCTTTCCACTCCCAgaagcgacgacgcagaggcgatgTCGCGGAGGCGATTGAGACGCatctcgcgtctctctcaggCTTCTCagggcgcagacgagctCGACGCGCCACACCCcaacgaggcggaggggaaAAAAGCGTGGCTCACGAAGCGGCGAACTTCGACGAAGGGACGTGGATGA